In Alteromonas naphthalenivorans, one DNA window encodes the following:
- the queE gene encoding 7-carboxy-7-deazaguanine synthase QueE — protein MFETIQGEGAHTGIPSIFVRLQGCPVGCPWCDTKHTWTLDNALVTTAQQVIDKTNESEHFFEIDENKLLSLFSEQGYVAKHVVITGGEPCMYDLRPLTTLLHNNGFSTQIETSGTYEVLCDDRTYVTVSPKINMKGGMPVLLSALERANEIKHPIAMQKHIDELDALLADVSSLAGKQVCLQPISQQPRATELAVQTCIARNWRLSLQTHKYIGIE, from the coding sequence ATGTTCGAAACCATCCAAGGGGAAGGGGCACATACTGGTATCCCGTCTATCTTTGTTCGCTTACAAGGATGTCCTGTGGGTTGCCCATGGTGCGATACCAAACATACTTGGACGCTGGATAACGCCTTGGTAACCACGGCACAACAAGTTATTGATAAGACCAACGAGTCTGAGCACTTTTTTGAAATTGATGAAAACAAGCTATTGTCGCTATTTTCTGAACAAGGTTATGTGGCAAAGCATGTGGTTATCACCGGCGGTGAGCCTTGTATGTATGACTTGCGCCCACTTACCACGTTGCTACACAACAATGGCTTTTCTACTCAAATAGAAACCAGCGGTACTTATGAAGTGTTGTGTGATGATAGAACTTATGTGACGGTATCACCTAAAATTAATATGAAAGGGGGCATGCCAGTTTTGCTGAGTGCCCTTGAGCGCGCGAATGAAATAAAACACCCTATTGCCATGCAAAAACACATTGATGAGTTAGATGCGCTGCTAGCCGATGTCTCTTCGTTAGCAGGTAAGCAGGTTTGTTTACAGCCGATAAGTCAGCAACCAAGGGCGACCGAACTTGCAGTACAAACCTGCATAGCCCGTAATTGGCGACTATCCTTACAAACACATAAATATATTGGTATAGAATAA
- the queC gene encoding 7-cyano-7-deazaguanine synthase QueC has protein sequence MSENVVVIYSGGMDSFTVLHKALRDGKTVHALSFDYGQRHKKELDYAAAVCKSLNVPHKIVDISAINSLIGGSSLTSDIDVPEGHYEEPSMKQTVVPNRNMILLSLAVGYAVSLEANEVYYGAHSGDHAIYPDCRPEFVEKMSDVCRIANYTPVEIVTPYIKDSKTAILTDGLKMGLDYGETWTCYNGREKACGKCGACEERLEAFRENHCTDPLSYE, from the coding sequence ATGTCAGAAAACGTTGTTGTTATCTATTCAGGTGGAATGGACTCATTCACTGTTTTACACAAAGCCTTACGTGATGGTAAGACCGTTCACGCCCTTTCTTTTGATTATGGTCAGCGCCATAAGAAAGAATTAGATTATGCGGCAGCAGTGTGTAAATCGTTAAACGTGCCCCACAAAATTGTGGATATCAGTGCTATTAATAGCTTAATAGGTGGCTCATCGCTAACCTCTGATATCGATGTACCAGAAGGGCATTACGAAGAACCTAGCATGAAGCAAACGGTCGTGCCTAATCGTAATATGATTTTGCTGTCGTTAGCCGTGGGCTATGCCGTAAGTTTAGAAGCAAACGAAGTGTATTATGGCGCGCATTCGGGCGATCATGCTATTTACCCAGACTGCCGTCCTGAGTTTGTGGAAAAGATGAGTGATGTTTGTCGCATTGCCAACTACACCCCGGTAGAGATTGTGACGCCTTATATTAAAGACAGCAAAACAGCGATTTTAACCGACGGGTTGAAAATGGGCTTAGACTACGGCGAAACGTGGACGTGTTATAACGGAAGAGAGAAAGCTTGCGGCAAATGCGGGGCCTGTGAAGAGCGCTTAGAGGCGTTCAGAGAGAATCACTGCACTGACCCACTTAGCTACGAATAA
- a CDS encoding amino acid ABC transporter substrate-binding protein: MALKYVKTALLLCSLLVATQSAAALWTINYPKPLDDSDARAEYPIALLKLALDKTGVNYELLPSDRILLSSKALRQLRENREVNVVWSMTDSQREKDLLPIRIPIAKGLIGLRVFVINVDREAEFARVSSKNELMNFTPLQGEEWPDTKILQANGFNVATVPNFKDAYSLLLQNKGDFFPRSVIEVSAELEGRSASLKLEPDMALYYPTAMYYFVNKSNPTLARLIETGLNRAIEDGSFEALFKSSNEAILEELDIKNRRIYTLDNPLLPPETPLADERLWYVIEQ; this comes from the coding sequence ATGGCGTTGAAGTATGTAAAAACGGCACTGCTTTTGTGTTCGTTGCTTGTAGCAACACAAAGTGCCGCGGCATTGTGGACAATTAACTACCCTAAACCGCTAGATGACTCTGACGCTCGCGCCGAATACCCCATTGCTTTGCTTAAACTGGCCCTTGATAAAACGGGTGTAAATTACGAGTTATTACCATCAGATCGCATTCTTTTGTCTTCAAAGGCATTGCGACAACTGCGTGAAAATCGTGAAGTGAACGTGGTGTGGAGCATGACGGACAGCCAACGTGAAAAAGACCTTCTCCCTATTCGAATTCCCATTGCGAAAGGACTCATTGGTCTTCGGGTATTTGTTATCAATGTAGACAGGGAAGCGGAGTTTGCACGGGTTTCATCAAAAAATGAATTAATGAACTTCACACCATTACAAGGTGAAGAATGGCCAGACACTAAAATACTACAAGCTAATGGCTTTAATGTTGCCACAGTGCCGAATTTCAAAGATGCCTATTCGTTATTGCTTCAAAACAAAGGGGATTTCTTTCCTCGCTCGGTTATTGAGGTATCAGCTGAACTTGAAGGGCGATCGGCATCACTTAAATTAGAGCCCGATATGGCACTTTATTACCCAACTGCCATGTACTATTTCGTTAATAAGAGTAACCCAACGTTAGCACGCCTAATTGAAACAGGATTGAATCGTGCAATTGAGGACGGCTCTTTTGAAGCGTTATTTAAATCTTCGAATGAAGCAATTTTAGAAGAGTTAGACATCAAAAACAGACGAATCTATACGCTTGATAACCCCTTATTACCGCCTGAAACACCGTTAGCCGACGAGCGGCTTTGGTACGTAATTGAACAGTAA
- a CDS encoding LysR family transcriptional regulator: MLNRLQESDIKLLRVFYAVASCNGFTAAEPVLRMQRPNISAAIKKLEERLDLVLCHRGRGGFQMTKEGEVVFQETKRIFNAFDNFVFNLKSLHDDYSGHITLVLMAGLPLSMHLAVSKAVKSTMKKFDDIHVNIQTRLYNEVEHVALSGECHLVVSTYDMVKPESVTFHPIGITTDGRLYCSPTHPLAKYRDTAALPENIKIEDYPAIGISGLSSANYIDNESRLAIQTFSDSFDAAMSAIMTGEYIGLLPDYMAKEQGAALGLVPIANGSLYNFSHDLFVMNGKNTRLNPVLRHCIKELTYFIAESQK, encoded by the coding sequence ATGCTAAATCGTCTTCAAGAGTCGGATATCAAATTGTTACGTGTGTTTTATGCGGTAGCAAGTTGTAATGGTTTTACTGCTGCAGAACCTGTGTTGCGCATGCAACGTCCAAATATCAGTGCTGCAATTAAGAAGCTTGAAGAACGTTTAGATTTGGTATTATGCCACCGCGGTCGTGGTGGCTTTCAAATGACAAAAGAAGGCGAAGTGGTTTTCCAAGAAACCAAGCGTATTTTCAACGCCTTCGATAATTTTGTGTTTAATTTGAAATCATTGCACGACGACTACTCAGGTCACATTACGCTCGTGCTTATGGCTGGTCTGCCGCTTTCTATGCATTTAGCGGTGAGTAAAGCCGTTAAAAGCACGATGAAAAAATTTGATGATATCCACGTGAATATCCAAACACGTTTATACAATGAAGTAGAGCATGTTGCCTTATCCGGTGAATGTCATTTGGTGGTATCGACCTACGATATGGTAAAACCCGAATCTGTGACTTTTCATCCTATAGGGATCACCACAGATGGGCGTTTATATTGTTCACCTACACACCCGTTAGCTAAATATCGTGATACTGCGGCACTGCCTGAAAATATAAAAATTGAAGACTATCCGGCCATTGGTATCTCTGGTTTATCTTCAGCAAACTACATCGATAATGAGTCTCGTCTTGCTATTCAAACCTTTTCAGACTCCTTCGACGCTGCAATGTCTGCCATCATGACAGGTGAGTATATTGGTTTGTTGCCTGACTACATGGCAAAAGAGCAGGGCGCAGCGCTAGGGCTAGTACCTATCGCCAATGGCAGCTTGTATAACTTTAGCCACGATCTATTTGTAATGAATGGCAAGAACACACGATTGAACCCAGTGTTACGACACTGCATCAAAGAGCTCACTTACTTTATAGCTGAAAGTCAAAAGTAG
- the uvrB gene encoding excinuclease ABC subunit UvrB, translating into MSKGFELHSSYKPAGDQPAAIETLVDGLESGLAAQTLLGVTGSGKTFTMANVISEVQRPTLILAHNKTLAAQLYGEMKDFFPNNAVEYFVSYYDYYQPEAYVPSTDTFIEKDASINDHIEQMRLSATKALMERRDVVIVASVSAIYGLGDPESYMKMLLHLRQGDTMDQRDILRRLAELQYKRNDLAFERGTFRVRGDVIDIFPADSEKQAVRVELFDDEIDKISLFDPLTGAVDKSVVRATVFPKTHYVTPREKILDAIEHIKGELKSRKAQLLEINKLIEEQRISQRTQFDIEMMMELGYCSGIENYSRYLSGRAPGEPPPTLLDYFPADGLMFIDESHVTVSQIGAMYKGDRSRKETLVEYGFRLPSALDNRPLKFEEFEQICPQTVYVSATPGEYELKKTHGDIVEQVVRPTGLLDPIIEVRPVATQVDDVLSEIHKRVALDERVLITTLTKRMAEDLSEYLNEHGVKVRYLHSDIDTVERIEIIRDLRIGKFDVLVGINLLREGLDMPEVSLVAILDADKEGFLRAERSLIQTIGRAARHINGRAILYGDKITKSMKKAMDETERRREKQIEHNKANNITPMRLNKPITDIMDLGEGAHPASGKVRLRKVEEKKKQKKAASATELMDQIAELEKQMFEYARELEFEKAASLRDDVEALRKQVVALS; encoded by the coding sequence ATGAGTAAAGGTTTTGAACTTCATTCAAGCTACAAGCCAGCGGGCGATCAACCCGCTGCCATAGAAACCTTGGTGGATGGCCTAGAAAGTGGCTTAGCAGCGCAAACCCTATTAGGTGTTACCGGTTCTGGTAAAACTTTTACCATGGCGAATGTTATTAGCGAAGTTCAAAGACCAACGCTCATTCTGGCGCATAACAAAACCTTGGCGGCACAGTTATACGGGGAAATGAAAGATTTTTTCCCTAACAATGCGGTTGAATATTTTGTTTCTTATTACGATTACTACCAACCAGAAGCATACGTACCAAGTACCGATACGTTTATTGAGAAAGATGCATCGATAAACGATCATATCGAGCAAATGCGTTTGTCTGCAACAAAGGCATTGATGGAACGCCGAGATGTTGTGATTGTAGCCAGTGTTTCGGCTATTTATGGTTTGGGTGACCCCGAGTCGTACATGAAAATGCTTTTGCATTTGCGACAGGGCGATACTATGGATCAGCGAGATATTTTGCGCAGACTTGCCGAGCTTCAATACAAGCGTAACGATTTAGCCTTCGAGCGGGGGACATTCCGTGTGCGTGGCGATGTGATTGACATATTCCCTGCGGACTCAGAGAAACAAGCGGTGCGTGTTGAGCTGTTTGATGATGAAATTGATAAAATTAGTTTGTTCGATCCGCTGACAGGCGCAGTCGACAAATCGGTTGTACGGGCAACGGTGTTTCCGAAAACCCATTATGTAACCCCAAGAGAAAAAATCCTTGATGCCATCGAGCACATAAAAGGGGAATTGAAGTCTAGAAAGGCGCAGCTGCTAGAAATTAACAAACTAATAGAAGAGCAGCGAATTTCTCAGCGTACTCAATTTGATATTGAGATGATGATGGAGCTTGGGTATTGCTCGGGCATAGAAAACTACTCACGTTATCTCTCTGGCCGAGCGCCTGGCGAGCCGCCCCCAACGTTGTTAGATTACTTTCCTGCTGATGGCCTCATGTTCATTGATGAATCTCATGTAACGGTTTCTCAAATTGGTGCCATGTACAAAGGTGATCGCTCTAGAAAAGAAACCTTGGTGGAATACGGGTTCCGTTTACCTTCAGCGCTTGACAACCGCCCACTTAAATTTGAAGAATTTGAGCAAATTTGCCCACAAACGGTCTATGTGTCGGCTACACCCGGTGAGTACGAACTTAAGAAAACCCATGGCGATATTGTAGAGCAAGTGGTGCGCCCCACAGGGCTGTTAGATCCCATCATTGAAGTGCGCCCAGTAGCGACCCAAGTGGATGATGTATTATCGGAAATTCACAAACGAGTGGCGCTTGATGAAAGGGTACTTATTACTACGCTCACTAAGCGAATGGCCGAAGATTTAAGTGAATACTTAAATGAGCATGGCGTTAAAGTACGGTATTTGCATTCAGATATCGACACAGTAGAACGTATTGAGATTATTCGCGACTTGCGTATTGGTAAGTTCGATGTGCTGGTAGGGATTAACCTGCTTCGTGAAGGCTTAGATATGCCTGAAGTTTCACTGGTAGCAATTCTTGATGCCGATAAAGAAGGCTTTTTGCGCGCAGAGCGCTCGCTAATTCAAACGATTGGTAGAGCGGCACGTCACATCAACGGTCGCGCCATTTTATATGGCGATAAAATTACTAAGTCGATGAAAAAAGCCATGGACGAAACTGAGCGTCGCCGTGAAAAACAGATTGAACATAATAAAGCGAATAACATCACGCCGATGCGCTTGAATAAGCCAATTACCGATATTATGGATTTGGGTGAAGGGGCTCATCCAGCGTCCGGTAAAGTAAGGCTTCGCAAAGTAGAAGAGAAGAAGAAACAGAAGAAGGCGGCAAGTGCGACTGAGTTAATGGATCAAATAGCCGAGCTTGAAAAGCAGATGTTTGAATATGCCAGAGAGCTTGAGTTTGAAAAAGCTGCGTCGTTAAGAGACGACGTAGAGGCTCTAAGAAAGCAGGTCGTTGCGTTGTCGTAA